A region from the candidate division WOR-3 bacterium genome encodes:
- a CDS encoding bifunctional enoyl-CoA hydratase/phosphate acetyltransferase, which produces MDDLYKIALSKGRKILSVACAEDENVLEALIESVKMGLTSPVLFGDKIKITGILQKKGVEPDDFEIVDVKDRYQAAHQAVKAVSTGEADFLMKGLIPTSNFLKAVLDKETGLRFSEVLSHAAVLSLNLYHKLLIITDGGMNEHPDLTTKIRILENSVKLCEKLGINNPKVAVLAGVETVSEKQPETIDAAQLSKMNSTGQIKNCIVDGPLAIDAAISEESAHHKNILSPVAGDADILLVPSMSAGNMLAKSLIYFASAQAAGAILGTTKPVVMLSRSDEPKTKLNSIALGSVLS; this is translated from the coding sequence ATGGACGATCTGTATAAAATAGCCCTGTCAAAAGGCAGAAAAATACTTTCCGTCGCCTGTGCCGAAGATGAGAATGTCCTGGAAGCCCTCATCGAATCAGTGAAAATGGGCCTGACTTCACCCGTACTTTTCGGCGATAAAATCAAAATAACCGGCATTTTACAAAAGAAAGGCGTTGAACCAGATGATTTTGAAATCGTAGACGTGAAAGACCGGTATCAAGCTGCGCATCAGGCAGTAAAAGCAGTCAGCACAGGAGAAGCGGACTTCCTGATGAAAGGCTTGATTCCGACCTCGAATTTCCTAAAAGCCGTCCTCGATAAAGAGACAGGACTCAGGTTCTCGGAAGTCTTAAGTCACGCGGCGGTTTTATCTCTCAATCTATATCACAAACTCTTGATAATTACGGACGGAGGAATGAACGAGCATCCTGACTTGACGACAAAAATCCGGATACTCGAAAACTCGGTCAAACTGTGCGAAAAACTCGGAATAAACAATCCCAAAGTCGCAGTTCTGGCCGGAGTGGAAACTGTTTCCGAGAAACAGCCTGAGACCATTGACGCCGCACAATTAAGCAAGATGAACTCAACAGGTCAGATAAAAAACTGTATTGTAGACGGACCGCTCGCGATAGACGCGGCCATTTCAGAAGAATCGGCACACCACAAAAACATTTTATCTCCAGTCGCTGGCGACGCTGATATTCTTTTGGTACCTTCGATGTCTGCAGGAAACATGCTCGCAAAATCCCTGATATATTTCGCCTCAGCGCAGGCGGCAGGAGCAATTCTCGGCACGACTAAACCCGTTGTCATGCTGTCAAGATCTGACGAACCGAAAACAAAACTCAATTCCATTGCCCTTGGATCGGTGCTCTCATGA